TATGTTTTAGGGAGAGAGGAGGGAGGAGAGAGGGTAAGAGTGTTTGATAACTTTTCTCTCAATTATAAAATGTACAATTTAAATGCGCGTTAGCTTAATGCTTTGTTTCTAGCGAATGACTCGTGCAGATGCGAGAACACGTGCATGGTCTTTATGCGAGACTAGCAACAAAGCTTTCTTTGATGAAGCTAATAGCTGACGGAGTTAAGGCTGAATGCTTACGACATATTTCACCCTTAAGTCACCCTTGAGGAACTTATGCAAACAATCGTCCTTGTTTTAGTTGAAGTGCTGATAGTTATCGGACTATCGCGGGTTGTAGGCTTAGGATTTCGCTCTCTTAAACAACCTTTGGTGATCGGTGAAATTGTAGCTGGAATTATGTTGGGGCCATCTTTGTTTGGTTTGGTGGCTCCAGATTTAGCTGCATCCTTATTTCCAGCAGAAACAGTTCCCTTCTTGAATGTGCTATCTCAAGTAGGGTTAATATTCTTCATGTTTCTCATTGGTTTAGAGCTAGATCCAAAATATCTTAAGGGCAATTTGGATATTGCAATTTTAACTTCCCATGTCAGTATATTAGTGCCATTTTCCTTGGGAAGTTTATTAGCTCTCCTGCTTTACCCGCTAGTTTCTAATAGTAGTGTAACATTTACCGCCTTTGCCTTGTTTCTAGGCGCGGCAATGTCTATAACTGCCTTTCCGGTACTTGCCAGAATTATCACCGAAAATAACTTACAGGGTACGCGCTTAGGAACTTTGGCACTGACTTGTGCAGCAGTCGATGATGTGACAGCTTGGTGTTTGCTGGCATTAGCGATCGCAGTTACTCGCACTAACAGCATGGTTGGAGCTATACCAACTATTATTTATTCCCTGCTTTATATCGGCTTCATGCTCACAGCAGGACGTTGGTTTCTCCAAAAGCTTTCTGACCACTACAATCGCACAAGTAGACTTAGCCAATTCGTTTTAGCTGGCATCTATATGGGTGTAGTTGCTTCAGCCTTAATTACAGAATTAATTGGTATTCATTTAATTTTTGGGGCATTCTTGCTAGGAGCAGCAATGCCAAAAAACCCTCGTTTAGTGAGGGAATTAGCAGAAAAAACAGAAGACTTTGTGCTAACATTTTTGCTGCCAATATTCTTTGCATATAGTGGTTTACGTACAGAAATTGGCTTACTTAATAAACCTGAATTATGGCTATTATGTCTCTTAGTAGTAGCAGTAGCAATTATTGGTAAGTATGTTGGTACTTATTTTGCTGCCCGTGTGTGTGGAATTAACAACCGCGAAGCATCAGCACTTGGTTGGTTAATGAATACTCGCGGATTGACTGAATTAATTGTACTGAATATTGGTCTAAGCTTGGGGGTAATTTCGCCGTTGTTGTTCACTATGTTAGTAATTATGGCACTGGTGACAACATTTATGACTTCGCCACTTTTAGAGTGGACTTATCCCAAACATCTAATTCAACAAGATGTTTTAGAGGAAGTAGGTGAGACACCAGAAAATGTAGAAAAGCTCACCCAGGTAGCTACTACATATCGAATTTTAGTACCTGTTGCTAATCCGAATACACAGAAAATTTTGCTACAACTAGCATTGACGATCGCAGCTACAAAATTACAACCCGCAGTTGTGCATCCTCTACAGCTAATTGAATTCAATGATGACTACTTATTTGGTAGCACCCCGATTGAAGCAGATCGCTTAATTCAACAACGCCGCACTCACTTAGAAGAATTAATTCAAACTTTAGAACCAGCAGATGTACGGGCAATGGTGCATCCAATTGTGCGGATGGCGAATGATGTAGCCAGAGAAACAGCAAAGATTGCTCAACTTGACTGTGCGGATCTGATTTTATTAGGATGGCATCGTTCAGGTTTTCGTACTAATCGTTTGGGCGGCAGAGTAGGTCAAATTCTCAGCACCGCGCCAGTAGATGTAGCCGT
This genomic window from Oculatellaceae cyanobacterium contains:
- a CDS encoding cation:proton antiporter; this translates as MQTIVLVLVEVLIVIGLSRVVGLGFRSLKQPLVIGEIVAGIMLGPSLFGLVAPDLAASLFPAETVPFLNVLSQVGLIFFMFLIGLELDPKYLKGNLDIAILTSHVSILVPFSLGSLLALLLYPLVSNSSVTFTAFALFLGAAMSITAFPVLARIITENNLQGTRLGTLALTCAAVDDVTAWCLLALAIAVTRTNSMVGAIPTIIYSLLYIGFMLTAGRWFLQKLSDHYNRTSRLSQFVLAGIYMGVVASALITELIGIHLIFGAFLLGAAMPKNPRLVRELAEKTEDFVLTFLLPIFFAYSGLRTEIGLLNKPELWLLCLLVVAVAIIGKYVGTYFAARVCGINNREASALGWLMNTRGLTELIVLNIGLSLGVISPLLFTMLVIMALVTTFMTSPLLEWTYPKHLIQQDVLEEVGETPENVEKLTQVATTYRILVPVANPNTQKILLQLALTIAATKLQPAVVHPLQLIEFNDDYLFGSTPIEADRLIQQRRTHLEELIQTLEPADVRAMVHPIVRMANDVARETAKIAQLDCADLILLGWHRSGFRTNRLGGRVGQILSTAPVDVAVFVDVADGSDLTNRPYENLLVPYSANIHDELGLELAIRLLINSDTRRLTILRVTQADKPISELSYESSALIEQLPDHVRSRIEMPIVESSDPIAAVVEASATVDLTIAGTSRAWGIERQTLGRYTDQLAVQCRSTLLITRRYSKVNSHLASMLSDKNPSGVEV